CGCGGTCGAGGAACCACAGCGTCACGGGCAAGGTGACGGTGTAGAACATGTTGGTGCCGACGGCGATGATCACGTCGACGCTGCGGTCCTCGATCAGCTTGCGGCGAATCTCAAGTTCACTGCCCCTGGCATCCGACGCGGAGTTGGCCATGACGAACCCGGCCCGACCGTCTCGGTTGAGGGCGGAGTAGAAGGTCTGGATCCACAGGTAGTTGCCGTTGTCAGGCTTGGGTAGCCCGAACGGGAACCGGGGATCGTCTTCGAGCTTGGCCTTGTCGATCTTGTTGACGTTGAACGGGGGATTGGCCATCACGAAGTCGAACTCGCCAACCGAATCGTGAAGATCCTCGTAGTAGGTGTTGCCCTCCCGGATATCGCCAGCAAGCCCATGGACGGCGAGGTTCATCTTGGCCAGCTTGACGGTGTCGCCGGTCTTCTCCTGCCCGTAAATCGACAGCTCCGCGCTGGGATCGCGGCGATGCCGCTCTACAAAATGGGCCGACTGGACGAACATCCCGCCCGACCCGCACGCGGGGTCGTAGATCTTGCCGTGGAACGGCTCCAGTATCTCCACGATGAGCCGCACAATCGAGGTGGGAGTGAAGAACTCCCCGCCCTTCGAGCCCTCCGAGAAGGCGAACTGCCCCAAGAAGTACTCGTAGATCAACCCGAACCCGTCCCCCTCAATCACCTCCGGTAAAGGCCGCAGCAGCCGCAACAGCTCGCCCAAGATGTCGTCGGGAATGCGGGAATAGTCCTTCGGCAGCACCCCCTGAAGATCGGAGTTGCAGCTCTCAATCCCGCCCATGGCCTGGTTGACCGCCTTGCCCACATCAGCACCCTCAGGAAGATTCAGCAACCCTTCGAACCGCGACTCCTCCGGCAGATACAGCGCCCCAGCAGCCTGATAGTCCTCCGGCCCAATAGGCCGCCGCTCAGACCCCGACCCGACAGTCTCCGCGGCCTGGACAAACCGCTCATCCGCATACCGCAAGAAAATGAGCCCCAGCACCGGCGACGCATACTCCGAAGCCTTCAACCCCGAGTTAGCCCGAAGCTGATCCGC
This portion of the bacterium genome encodes:
- a CDS encoding class I SAM-dependent DNA methyltransferase; translation: MATDLGELQRKLWEAADQLRANSGLKASEYASPVLGLIFLRYADERFVQAAETVGSGSERRPIGPEDYQAAGALYLPEESRFEGLLNLPEGADVGKAVNQAMGGIESCNSDLQGVLPKDYSRIPDDILGELLRLLRPLPEVIEGDGFGLIYEYFLGQFAFSEGSKGGEFFTPTSIVRLIVEILEPFHGKIYDPACGSGGMFVQSAHFVERHRRDPSAELSIYGQEKTGDTVKLAKMNLAVHGLAGDIREGNTYYEDLHDSVGEFDFVMANPPFNVNKIDKAKLEDDPRFPFGLPKPDNGNYLWIQTFYSALNRDGRAGFVMANSASDARGSELEIRRKLIEDRSVDVIIAVGTNMFYTVTLPVTLWFLDRGKQYTDQADQVLFIDARDIYNQIDRAHRDWTPQQIEFLANIVRLWRGQEPEFDAGSEESLDERFPEGPYVDVAGLCATASLEEIEEQGWSLNPGRYIAAPSLIDQVKLDQVLPALSQEFARLSAEAEELSEGVRRSLELST